The Gordonibacter urolithinfaciens genome contains a region encoding:
- a CDS encoding FtsX-like permease family protein, translating into MRGAFNKDVLRSVTHSLGRFLAIAGIVALGTGFYAGLRMTAPDMKLAADQFYDGANLMDIRVVSTLGLTDGDLAALRGVEGVAQVMGAYETDVMATVNDEQYAIRVHSLPAAAAESDTGDGVNAVSGAADYLNRPVLVEGSWPVREGECVLSADKVMNTPTKIGDTVQITEGSQDVDDVLATRTYQVVGYVHSSYYVSSTSMGTTSLGSGSVQQFMYVPESDFSKDLPYTEAFVTVAGAAGEFSGSDAYFERVHEVEDRIEALAPAREQARVDGLRADAQKELDEKRADYERERADAEQQLNDAQRQLDEAAAAIAENEQKLADAQAAYDRSAGELASQRASAEAQLAEAERQLADGRAQTDAARPAIEQGQAQLADAWAQWQQGADALAAGWGEWQGRQDALSAKAAEWQQGMALWQAAWDANEDHPENPDYAENRARLEAQKQVLDAGKDEIDRGQAALDGARGELEAQQQAVNAARGELDTQQAAFDAQKAQFDAAVAQVEQGTADLASARSRADAQIAAAQQQLDEAAAQIASGRSQLEQGRADYEGALAEYERQKADADAQFADAERQIADAQQKIDDLENPSWLVMDRDQNYGVASFESDANRVDSIAQVFPFIFFLVAALVALTTMTRMVEEERVLIGTFKALGYSRARIASKYLLYAAVASVTGSVLGIAVLSQVLPAVISEAYAIIYFVPRGPLPIDLGLAGLAAGLGVGVTLVATWAAAFATLRERPATLMLPRAPKAGKRILLERIAPLWRRLSFSWKVTFRNLFRYKKRFVMTVIGIAGCTALLLTGLGLQDAINDIIDKQYGEIVHYNAVVTTEDDLPAASQQELDDLLGAGGAVESSTRVQSASMVASGPDKADVHASVVVPEDPGGLADFLTVRTRVGHEPLSIGDDGVVLAEKLANELGVGVGDTVRLAEQDEMGNATDKTFDLTVTGVMENYIYNYVFIGPGEYARMEGGQPAFSTYYAVTSSDAGERAQFNDAVRAIDGVKTVAYNDEVIDAYKSMLKSVGLIVIVLVVAAAALAFIVLYNLTNINITERQREIATLKVLGFTPREVSAYIYRETMLLSVIGCAVGLVLGVFMEGFVVVTAEVDQVMFGRTIHAASFVIAFLLTMLFTVLVMLAMRRKLARVDMVESLKSNE; encoded by the coding sequence TTGAGGGGCGCATTCAACAAGGACGTCCTCCGCTCCGTCACGCACTCGCTCGGGCGCTTCCTGGCCATCGCCGGCATCGTGGCGCTGGGCACGGGATTCTACGCGGGGCTGCGCATGACGGCCCCCGACATGAAGCTCGCGGCCGACCAGTTCTACGACGGCGCGAACCTCATGGACATCCGCGTGGTGTCGACGCTCGGCCTCACCGACGGCGACCTGGCCGCCCTGCGCGGCGTGGAGGGCGTCGCACAGGTCATGGGCGCCTACGAGACGGACGTCATGGCCACGGTGAACGACGAGCAGTACGCCATCCGCGTGCACTCGCTGCCCGCCGCCGCTGCGGAAAGCGATACGGGCGACGGCGTGAACGCGGTCTCCGGCGCCGCCGACTACCTGAACCGGCCCGTCCTCGTGGAGGGCTCGTGGCCGGTGCGCGAGGGCGAGTGCGTGCTGTCGGCCGACAAGGTGATGAACACGCCCACGAAGATCGGCGATACGGTGCAGATCACCGAGGGCTCGCAGGACGTGGACGACGTGCTGGCCACGCGCACGTACCAGGTGGTGGGCTATGTGCACTCCTCGTACTACGTGTCGTCCACGTCCATGGGCACCACCTCGCTCGGGTCGGGCTCGGTGCAGCAGTTCATGTACGTGCCGGAATCGGATTTCTCGAAGGATCTGCCCTACACGGAGGCCTTCGTCACGGTGGCGGGCGCGGCGGGCGAGTTCTCGGGAAGCGACGCCTACTTCGAGCGCGTGCACGAGGTGGAGGACCGCATAGAGGCCCTCGCCCCCGCGCGCGAGCAGGCCCGCGTAGACGGGCTGCGCGCCGATGCCCAGAAGGAGCTCGACGAGAAGCGCGCCGACTACGAGCGCGAGCGGGCCGATGCCGAGCAGCAGCTCAACGACGCGCAGCGCCAGCTGGACGAGGCCGCTGCGGCCATCGCCGAGAACGAGCAGAAGCTCGCCGACGCGCAGGCCGCCTACGATCGCAGCGCGGGCGAGCTGGCGAGCCAGCGCGCGAGCGCCGAGGCGCAGCTTGCGGAGGCCGAGCGGCAGCTCGCCGACGGCCGCGCCCAGACCGACGCCGCCCGCCCCGCCATCGAGCAAGGTCAGGCCCAGCTGGCCGACGCCTGGGCGCAGTGGCAGCAGGGAGCCGACGCGCTGGCGGCGGGGTGGGGCGAGTGGCAGGGCCGGCAGGACGCCCTGTCGGCGAAGGCGGCCGAGTGGCAGCAGGGCATGGCGCTTTGGCAGGCGGCGTGGGATGCGAACGAGGACCACCCCGAAAATCCCGATTACGCCGAGAACAGGGCGAGGCTGGAAGCCCAGAAGCAGGTTCTCGATGCGGGCAAGGACGAGATCGACCGAGGGCAGGCGGCTCTCGACGGAGCTCGCGGCGAGCTCGAGGCGCAGCAGCAGGCGGTCAATGCGGCGCGTGGGGAGCTCGATACCCAGCAGGCCGCGTTCGACGCCCAGAAGGCGCAGTTCGACGCTGCCGTCGCGCAGGTCGAGCAGGGCACTGCCGACCTGGCGTCCGCGCGCTCTCGGGCCGACGCGCAGATCGCGGCGGCGCAGCAGCAGCTCGACGAGGCGGCGGCGCAGATAGCGAGCGGGCGCTCGCAGCTCGAGCAGGGCAGGGCCGACTACGAGGGCGCCCTGGCCGAGTACGAGCGCCAGAAGGCCGACGCCGACGCGCAGTTCGCCGATGCCGAGCGTCAGATTGCCGACGCGCAGCAGAAGATCGACGACTTGGAGAACCCGTCGTGGCTCGTCATGGACCGCGACCAGAACTACGGCGTGGCGAGCTTCGAGTCCGACGCGAACCGCGTGGACTCCATCGCGCAGGTGTTCCCGTTCATCTTCTTCCTCGTGGCGGCGCTCGTGGCGCTCACCACCATGACGCGCATGGTGGAGGAGGAGCGCGTGCTCATCGGCACGTTCAAGGCGCTCGGGTACAGCCGCGCGCGCATCGCCTCGAAGTACCTGCTGTACGCCGCCGTGGCCAGCGTGACGGGCAGCGTGCTGGGCATCGCGGTGCTCTCCCAGGTGCTGCCCGCCGTGATCTCCGAGGCCTACGCCATCATCTACTTCGTGCCGAGGGGGCCGCTGCCCATCGACCTGGGGCTCGCGGGGTTGGCGGCCGGTCTCGGCGTGGGCGTGACGCTTGTCGCCACCTGGGCGGCCGCGTTCGCCACGCTGCGCGAGCGGCCGGCCACGCTCATGCTGCCGCGCGCGCCGAAAGCCGGCAAGCGCATCCTGCTCGAGCGCATCGCCCCGCTGTGGCGGCGGCTGTCGTTCTCGTGGAAGGTCACGTTCCGCAACCTGTTCCGCTACAAGAAGCGGTTCGTGATGACGGTCATCGGCATCGCCGGCTGCACGGCGCTCTTGCTCACGGGCCTGGGCCTGCAGGACGCCATCAACGACATCATCGACAAGCAGTACGGCGAGATCGTGCACTACAACGCCGTCGTGACCACGGAGGACGACCTGCCGGCCGCGTCGCAGCAGGAGCTGGACGACCTGCTGGGCGCAGGCGGCGCCGTGGAGTCCTCCACGCGCGTGCAGAGCGCGAGCATGGTGGCCAGCGGGCCGGACAAGGCCGACGTTCATGCGTCCGTGGTGGTACCCGAGGACCCGGGCGGCCTTGCCGACTTCCTCACCGTGCGCACGCGCGTGGGGCATGAGCCGTTGTCCATCGGCGATGACGGCGTGGTGTTGGCCGAGAAGCTGGCGAACGAGCTGGGGGTGGGCGTGGGCGACACGGTGCGCCTGGCCGAGCAGGACGAGATGGGCAACGCCACGGACAAGACGTTCGACCTCACGGTCACGGGCGTCATGGAGAACTACATCTACAACTACGTGTTCATCGGCCCGGGCGAGTACGCGCGCATGGAGGGCGGCCAGCCGGCATTCTCCACGTACTACGCCGTGACGAGCTCCGACGCCGGGGAGCGCGCGCAGTTCAACGATGCGGTGCGCGCTATCGACGGGGTGAAAACCGTGGCCTACAACGACGAGGTGATCGACGCGTACAAGTCCATGCTCAAGAGCGTGGGGCTCATCGTGATCGTGCTCGTGGTGGCCGCGGCGGCGCTCGCGTTCATCGTGCTGTACAACCTCACGAACATCAACATCACCGAGCGGCAGCGCGAGATAGCCACGCTCAAGGTGTTGGGCTTCACGCCGCGCGAGGTGAGCGCCTACATCTACCGCGAGACCATGCTGCTGTCGGTCATCGGGTGCGCGGTCGGGCTCGTGCTCGGCGTGTTCATGGAGGGCTTCGTGGTGGTGACGGCGGAAGTGGACCAGGTGATGTTCGGCCGCACCATCCATGCGGCGAGCTTCGTGATAGCGTTTCTGCTCACCATGCTGTTCACCGTGCTGGTGATGCTGGCCATGAGGCGCAAGCTCGCGCGGGTCGACATGGTGGAGAGCCTGAAGTCCAACGAGTAA
- a CDS encoding ABC transporter ATP-binding protein: protein MAFVEFRDVRKVYTMGEVEVAAVDGMTFDIERGELVVVVGPSGAGKTTLLNMLGGMDGCSSGTIMLDGRDISAFNSKKLTYYRRYDIGFVFQFYNLVQNLTALENVELASQICKDPLDAAEVLAQVGLGHRLDNFPAQLSGGEQQRVAIARALAKNPKLLLCDEPTGALDYHTGKAILRLLQDTCYDTGKTVVLITHNSAFTAIADRVIHIREGRVAGVEINEAPLSADVLEW from the coding sequence TTGGCATTCGTGGAGTTCCGCGACGTGCGCAAGGTGTACACGATGGGCGAGGTGGAGGTTGCGGCCGTCGACGGGATGACGTTCGACATCGAGCGCGGCGAGCTCGTGGTGGTGGTGGGGCCCTCGGGCGCCGGCAAGACCACGCTCCTGAACATGCTGGGCGGCATGGACGGGTGCTCGTCGGGCACCATCATGCTGGACGGGCGCGACATCAGCGCGTTCAACAGCAAGAAGCTCACCTACTACCGCCGCTACGACATAGGCTTCGTGTTCCAGTTCTACAACCTCGTGCAGAACCTCACGGCGTTGGAGAACGTGGAGCTGGCGAGCCAGATCTGCAAGGACCCGCTCGATGCGGCCGAGGTGCTTGCCCAGGTGGGGCTGGGGCATCGGCTGGACAACTTCCCCGCCCAGCTCTCCGGCGGCGAACAGCAGCGCGTGGCCATCGCCCGCGCGCTGGCGAAGAACCCGAAGCTGCTTCTGTGCGACGAGCCCACCGGTGCGCTGGACTACCATACCGGCAAGGCCATCCTGCGGTTGTTGCAGGACACGTGCTACGACACCGGCAAGACCGTCGTGCTCATCACGCACAACTCGGCGTTCACGGCCATAGCCGACCGCGTCATCCACATCCGCGAGGGGCGCGTGGCGGGCGTCGAGATCAACGAGGCGCCGCTGTCGGCCGACGTCCTGGAGTGGTAG
- the rplW gene encoding 50S ribosomal protein L23 has translation MKDPREVIIRPIITEHSYDMMEKNTYTFEVAKDSNKVEIAQAVEAIFNVKVVKVNTLNVKPKPKRVRYQLGQTRTWKKAMVTLKEGDTIELFAS, from the coding sequence ATGAAGGATCCCCGCGAGGTTATCATCCGCCCCATCATCACGGAGCATAGCTACGACATGATGGAGAAGAACACGTACACGTTCGAGGTGGCGAAGGACTCCAACAAGGTGGAGATCGCCCAGGCCGTCGAGGCCATCTTCAACGTGAAGGTCGTGAAGGTGAACACGCTGAACGTGAAGCCGAAGCCCAAGCGCGTCCGCTACCAGCTGGGCCAGACCCGCACTTGGAAGAAGGCCATGGTCACGCTGAAGGAAGGCGACACGATCGAGCTGTTCGCCAGCTAG
- the rplD gene encoding 50S ribosomal protein L4 — MTTIEIKDASGKKAGSADLAATVFGIEPNMTVMHTVVRSQRAAWRQGTSNTLTRGQVRGGGKKPWRQKGTGRARQGTIRAPQWAGGGTVFGPHPRSYAFRVNNKEVKLAMRSALSAKLADGELVVVKDFEFEKPSTKAAVAAMKALGLEGRVALVIADDAVNTYLSFRNIPKVNIIPVSDINTYELIDNKKLVVTADALKYIEEVLA; from the coding sequence ATGACCACGATTGAGATCAAAGACGCGAGCGGGAAGAAGGCCGGTTCCGCCGACCTCGCCGCTACCGTTTTCGGCATCGAGCCGAACATGACCGTCATGCACACGGTCGTTCGCTCGCAGCGCGCGGCCTGGCGCCAGGGCACGAGCAACACGCTCACCCGCGGCCAGGTGCGCGGCGGCGGCAAGAAGCCGTGGCGCCAGAAGGGCACCGGCCGTGCCCGCCAGGGCACCATCCGCGCCCCCCAGTGGGCCGGCGGCGGCACCGTGTTCGGCCCGCATCCGCGCAGCTACGCGTTCCGCGTGAACAACAAGGAGGTCAAGCTGGCGATGCGCTCCGCGCTGTCCGCCAAGCTGGCCGACGGCGAGCTGGTGGTGGTGAAGGACTTCGAGTTCGAGAAGCCCTCCACGAAGGCCGCCGTGGCCGCGATGAAGGCGCTCGGCCTCGAGGGCCGCGTGGCGCTCGTCATCGCCGACGACGCGGTGAACACGTACCTGTCGTTCCGCAACATCCCGAAGGTGAACATCATCCCGGTGTCCGACATCAACACCTACGAGCTCATCGACAACAAGAAGCTCGTGGTGACGGCCGACGCCCTCAAGTACATCGAGGAGGTGCTCGCATAA
- the rplC gene encoding 50S ribosomal protein L3, whose amino-acid sequence MINAIYGKKIGMTQIFGEDDRVVPVTVIQAEPNKVCQVKTKATDGYEAVQMGFGAIKEKKVNKPMKGHFEKQGAAPVRYLREVRVEDAGEYKVGDEQTVAAFAETKKVDVTGTSKGKGFAGVMKRYGFRGGPGGHGAHFHRAPGSVGQCATPSRVFKGLKLPGHMGCDTVTVKNLEVVRIDEDQNLILVKGAVPGGKNGIVRVRMA is encoded by the coding sequence ATGATCAACGCAATCTACGGTAAGAAGATCGGCATGACCCAGATCTTCGGCGAGGACGACCGCGTCGTCCCGGTGACGGTCATCCAGGCCGAGCCCAACAAGGTCTGCCAGGTGAAGACGAAGGCCACCGACGGCTACGAGGCCGTGCAGATGGGCTTCGGCGCCATCAAGGAGAAGAAGGTCAACAAGCCCATGAAGGGCCACTTCGAGAAGCAGGGCGCGGCTCCCGTGCGCTACCTGCGCGAGGTTCGCGTAGAGGATGCCGGCGAGTACAAGGTGGGCGACGAGCAGACGGTCGCCGCGTTCGCCGAGACGAAGAAGGTCGACGTGACCGGCACGTCCAAGGGCAAGGGCTTCGCCGGCGTCATGAAGCGCTACGGCTTCCGCGGCGGCCCGGGCGGCCACGGCGCGCACTTCCACCGCGCTCCCGGCTCGGTGGGCCAGTGCGCCACGCCGTCCCGCGTGTTCAAGGGGCTCAAGCTCCCGGGCCACATGGGCTGCGACACCGTGACGGTGAAGAACCTCGAGGTCGTGCGCATCGACGAGGACCAGAACCTCATCCTCGTGAAGGGCGCCGTCCCCGGCGGCAAGAATGGCATCGTTCGCGTCCGCATGGCGTAA